The genomic region TCTCGATTTGAGTGCTGAATAATCTCTACCCAGCCCACGGCATACAGATGGCTATCACGATCTAACAGGGTTTTAGAGTACTGCTGAAATTCCTTAAACGATATGTAATCACTACCCTGAAAAAAAGCTTGATAGGATTGCACCTTGCTTTTCGAAAGTTGTAACTTGATTTTTAATTCTTGTGTATATCTCTTAGCTTCATCCTCTACCTCAGCATTCATTTTTTCTTGTCTAATTTCAATCGACCAAAAAAATAACATACAAGTCGAAGTAAATATAAGCACAGTCGGAATGACAACCTGCATTCTTCTGATAAATTTAAACTTTCCCTCTTTTGAAAAAACCACAATTATCATAGGGGTGAATAGCAGTATCCCGATCGAATCCCCCAGCCACCAGTTTAACCATGTAAACACAAACACATCATGTGAAATCACTGCATTGAGCTGTAGTGTCACCACACCCACGCTAGCTGAAACCAAGCAACTTAAAGGCACCACAACCAATGAAAAACGAATAATAGTATTACCTACATCGGAAGCCGTAGTGCGCCCCATGAAATATTTGAATAATCCCCAGCCAACCAAAAGTTGTAAAGCTGCGCCACTCCCAATAAAAAACGGAATTATGAGTGCCGATAACGTAAGTTGGTTATAAATAGCCGATGTCAATTGCAGATTAAGCAAAAATGAAGCGGCAAAGGTGCCTAGAGCCACAGGGGCAGGAGAAAAAAGAATTGCCAAAGCCAAGGCAACACCTGATGCAGGCCAAACAGCCGAGGCAAAACCAGGAGGAATCGCCAGCTCAAGACCAATCATGCCAGCAAAGTAATAAGCTAGCCCTGAAAGAATGAAGATTATAATACGGTTATGTATTAAGGTTTCACGAATCATAATCTCAGTGTAGACGATTTTAATCGGTCAACGGGTTCACTTCTCACTCAATAAAAACGGGTACCTGCTGCCACATCCTTTGTAACTAGGGTGTTTGCACCAATAATGACCCCATCTCCAATGGTTACCCCAGGTAAAATTTTAGCCCCCGCCCCTACCCACACATCATCACCAATGGTCACAGGCTGAGCGATGCATAAACCTTCCCGTCGCTTGATCGCATCGCGGGGGTGGTCAACGGTATAAATGTGAACACCTGGGCCGAGTAATACGTTATTGCCAATGGTAATCGGGGCGCTGTCTAGTAGCACACACTGAAAGTTAGCAAAAAAGTTTTCGCCTATGCTGATTTGCAAACCATAGTCACACTGAAACCCCGGCTCAATAACCATTTGCAAAGGTTTATCTTTTAATAAACGTGTAATGTGCTTGAGATTGCCTTTACTGGGGTGGGCATTGTATTTGGCACAGGCTAAACGGGCCTGTTCACGTTGATTTCTAAGCTCAAGGTCCAGTGGATTAAACCACTGACCTTGTAACATTTTGTCGCGTTCTGAGAGCATTATGCGCTTTTCAAATCCATGGTTGTTTCTTCTGATGTTGAAGTAAACAATACATAAAGCACAGGCACCACAAATAAACTTAACAATGTGGATACCAATAACCCACCAATAATGGCCCAACCCATAGGCGACCACATACTGGAACCGCTTAAGGTTAACGGCAGCAAGCCGGCAATGGTGGTCACTGTGGTTAATAAAATCGGCGTCATACGAACTTTTGCGCTTTGTGCAATGGCGTCCAATATGCCCTCACCTTCTGCTAGTCGTTGATTTGCGTAATCCACAATAATGATGGCGTTATTAACCACGATACCCACTAATGAGGTAAGGCCAACAAACGCGGTAAACGAAAACGTATAACCACTAATAAACAGGGCAAAAAAAGCACCTGTTGCTGCAAATGGGATGGCGCTAAAAATTATCAGCGGCTGCTTAAACGATTTAAACTGCATCACCAGCACGGCAAAGATACCCAACATTGCAATAATCAATGCCTTAGCCATACCGCCAAACGATTCCTGACGGTTCTCTTGTTCGCCTCCCACTGAGAGTGAAATACCTTTAGGTAACACCAGGTCATTTAACTGTTCCGTTAACGTTTGCGTGACTTGAGCCACGTTATACCCTGCACGCACATCTGAAGTAACCCGCGCCATGCGCTGAATATTATGATGCTGAAAGCGAGGAATACTGGTGGCTAATTGCACACTGGCCACCTGTTTAAGTGGCACCATATCACCACTTGGTGTTTGTAATTGCAGGGTATCGAAGGCCGTTAGTTCCGGTTCTACTGAATCGGATGATTTAAGTGTGATGGTAAATTCATCTCCTAAATCGTCTTTGTATATTCCCATTGGCAGGCCCACTAACGCTGCGCGAATGGTTTGATCAATGGTGTTCACTGGTAGCCCCATCATGGCGGCTTTATCACGATTAATTTCTAATTTGATATCAATCTTATGTTTGCCAATGGGATTTTCTACATTGACGGTGCCTTCATGCTGGGTAAATACCCCTTCAACTAAGTTGGCTCCCTCTTTAATCGAAGACCAATCTTCGCCAATGACCCTAATGGAGATAGGCGCTTCTGCAGGGGGGCCT from Bermanella sp. WJH001 harbors:
- a CDS encoding CHASE domain-containing protein; translated protein: MIRETLIHNRIIIFILSGLAYYFAGMIGLELAIPPGFASAVWPASGVALALAILFSPAPVALGTFAASFLLNLQLTSAIYNQLTLSALIIPFFIGSGAALQLLVGWGLFKYFMGRTTASDVGNTIIRFSLVVVPLSCLVSASVGVVTLQLNAVISHDVFVFTWLNWWLGDSIGILLFTPMIIVVFSKEGKFKFIRRMQVVIPTVLIFTSTCMLFFWSIEIRQEKMNAEVEDEAKRYTQELKIKLQLSKSKVQSYQAFFQGSDYISFKEFQQYSKTLLDRDSHLYAVGWVEIIQHSNRDDVVKSLRMQGFPDFEFKTPKDKRMEVLKTKNKYYPLLYIYPYELNKPALGLDLSELPGRLELLKKIEVTGKGRVTKPITLVQERENDKSFVIYLPIWKKYPKDEEIKGFASGVFRASELFGNAINEAEKNNIGISIYDITDITQPDMLIERPVNSHGYIREKIKYIDFQGRRYQITFTPSINFKANDKDWVSWIILICGFIIAALIQAFILMMSGAIEHTNQVVKIRTKQLTQAIDKAESANKAKSMFLANMNHES
- a CDS encoding sugar O-acetyltransferase, with product MLSERDKMLQGQWFNPLDLELRNQREQARLACAKYNAHPSKGNLKHITRLLKDKPLQMVIEPGFQCDYGLQISIGENFFANFQCVLLDSAPITIGNNVLLGPGVHIYTVDHPRDAIKRREGLCIAQPVTIGDDVWVGAGAKILPGVTIGDGVIIGANTLVTKDVAAGTRFY